A genome region from Deltaproteobacteria bacterium includes the following:
- a CDS encoding CHAD domain-containing protein — protein sequence MAKKLKRGESVPEGVRRLATERLQGALELIASGAPDGIHEVRKELKQLRALLRLVRSELGKKRYAAENARYRDIAKPLSAVRDSEVLVEAARKLSGAGALVRALEVRHRALLHQVLVEERQLERCAQALEEALEAVPTWPLERRGWKALEPNLKALYARCRRARAEAQRSGTDEALHAWRKQTKYLRAMLEVGAPAWPKVMRELDEGLRRLGDALGDDHDLAVLEGLIDRGELRLPSAMAARARASVQAHRRALQADAFKLGGKLLGREPGELMRALHTGWKSWRR from the coding sequence ATGGCGAAGAAGCTCAAGCGCGGCGAGTCGGTGCCCGAGGGCGTGCGCCGCCTCGCGACCGAGCGTCTGCAAGGAGCCCTCGAGCTCATCGCCAGCGGCGCGCCCGACGGCATCCACGAGGTGCGCAAGGAGCTCAAGCAGCTCCGCGCGCTGCTCCGGCTCGTGCGCAGCGAGCTGGGCAAGAAGCGCTACGCGGCCGAGAACGCGCGCTACCGCGACATCGCCAAGCCGCTCTCCGCCGTGCGCGACAGCGAGGTGCTGGTCGAGGCCGCCCGCAAGCTCTCGGGCGCCGGCGCGCTGGTGCGGGCGCTCGAGGTTCGCCACCGGGCCCTGCTGCACCAGGTGCTCGTAGAGGAACGGCAGCTCGAGCGATGTGCCCAGGCGCTCGAGGAGGCGCTGGAGGCCGTGCCCACGTGGCCGCTCGAGCGGCGCGGATGGAAGGCGCTGGAGCCAAATCTGAAAGCCCTCTACGCCCGCTGTCGACGCGCCAGGGCCGAGGCGCAGCGGTCCGGCACCGACGAGGCCCTGCACGCCTGGCGCAAGCAGACCAAGTACCTGCGCGCGATGCTCGAGGTGGGCGCGCCCGCCTGGCCCAAGGTGATGCGCGAGCTCGACGAGGGGCTGCGCCGCCTCGGCGACGCCCTCGGGGACGATCACGATCTGGCGGTCCTCGAGGGCCTCATCGATCGGGGCGAGCTGCGGCTTCCTTCGGCGATGGCGGCCCGGGCGCGCGCCAGCGTCCAAGCGCACCGGCGCGCACTTCAGGCCGACGCGTTCAAGCTGGGCGGGAAGCTGCTCGGCCGCGAACCCGGTGAGCTGATGCGCGCGCTCCACACCGGCTGGAAGTCCTGGCGGCGCTGA
- a CDS encoding AI-2E family transporter, which yields MDTPRALGRWPLLAHPLAVGAALLGLLLLLKIALDVQVVLLLGFFSVLLAIVLGFPVGLLARWMPRGLAVLATLALALGGATAMGALVLPRAANQLGPLAEQLPAGVSRAREWISGERGGPVSKLSVAQSDELSRRAEALAGQAVSGLLARAVPAAFGATEALIVCVLVLVLAAFLTYEPDAYRRGLRALIPTHLEPVFDEGWRRLGRDLRHWVGGILVSMTIMGTLAGLGLSLIGVEGALVLALFTFLGTFVPYLGALASAVPGLIVALAKSPTTFLAACGVYLGVHIFEGYVISPFVMRRAVQIRPALLLFGQACLGGFFGVMGVVVATPLLVCLQAVVQYLWVERRLGKPANA from the coding sequence GTGGACACCCCTCGCGCGCTCGGACGCTGGCCGCTCCTGGCTCATCCCCTGGCCGTGGGGGCCGCGCTGCTGGGGTTGTTGCTGCTGCTGAAGATCGCGCTCGACGTTCAAGTCGTCTTGCTCCTGGGCTTCTTCTCGGTGCTCCTGGCGATCGTGCTGGGCTTTCCGGTGGGGCTGCTGGCGCGATGGATGCCGCGCGGATTGGCCGTGCTGGCGACGTTGGCGCTGGCGCTCGGCGGGGCCACGGCGATGGGCGCGCTGGTGCTCCCGCGGGCGGCGAACCAGCTCGGGCCGCTCGCGGAGCAGCTCCCCGCGGGCGTCTCGCGGGCGCGGGAGTGGATCTCGGGCGAGCGGGGCGGGCCGGTGTCGAAGCTCTCCGTGGCCCAGAGCGACGAGCTCTCGCGGCGCGCAGAGGCGCTCGCGGGTCAGGCGGTGAGCGGGCTGCTGGCGCGCGCGGTGCCGGCGGCGTTCGGCGCCACCGAGGCGCTCATCGTGTGTGTGCTGGTGCTGGTGCTCGCTGCCTTTCTGACCTACGAGCCGGACGCGTACCGGCGTGGCCTGCGGGCGCTCATCCCCACGCATTTGGAGCCGGTGTTCGACGAGGGCTGGCGGCGCTTGGGCCGCGATCTGCGGCACTGGGTCGGCGGGATTCTGGTGTCGATGACCATCATGGGCACCCTCGCCGGGCTGGGGCTCTCCCTCATCGGGGTGGAGGGCGCGCTGGTGCTCGCGCTCTTCACCTTCCTCGGGACGTTCGTGCCCTACCTGGGCGCCCTCGCGAGCGCGGTGCCCGGGCTCATCGTCGCCCTGGCGAAGTCGCCCACCACCTTCCTCGCGGCGTGCGGGGTGTACCTGGGCGTTCACATCTTCGAGGGCTACGTGATCTCGCCGTTCGTGATGCGCCGGGCGGTGCAGATACGACCCGCGCTGCTGCTCTTTGGCCAGGCGTGCCTGGGCGGGTTCTTCGGCGTGATGGGCGTGGTGGTGGCGACGCCGCTGCTGGTCTGCTTGCAGGCCGTGGTGCAGTACCTCTGGGTCGAGCGCCGCTTGGGAAAGCCCGCGAACGCGTAG
- the mutH gene encoding DNA mismatch repair endonuclease MutH, with the protein MDPFTGEPADEVALLRRARAFSGRRLGDIAAMLGVAVPRDTTSGKGWAGQLVERALGATAGSRPEADFAALGVELKTIPVDAAGRPRESTFVTTLELGLPDERRFLTSRLRKKLARVLWVPVEAAPAAPLPERRLGWAHLWSPSDAEEAVLREDFELLVELCESGLGHRATAHVGKALQLRPKGANSRALGWTVDADGEPIRAAPRAFYLRASFTRQLLAGAWLAPG; encoded by the coding sequence CTGGATCCATTCACCGGCGAGCCCGCGGACGAGGTCGCGCTCCTGCGGCGCGCGCGCGCGTTCTCGGGGCGGCGGCTGGGTGACATCGCAGCGATGCTGGGGGTCGCCGTCCCGCGGGACACGACCTCGGGCAAGGGTTGGGCAGGGCAGCTCGTGGAGCGCGCGCTGGGGGCCACGGCAGGCTCGCGGCCCGAAGCGGACTTCGCCGCGCTGGGCGTGGAGCTGAAGACGATTCCTGTCGATGCCGCCGGCCGGCCCCGCGAGTCGACCTTCGTGACCACGCTCGAGCTGGGCCTGCCCGACGAGCGGCGCTTCCTCACCTCGCGGCTGCGGAAGAAGCTCGCGCGCGTGCTCTGGGTTCCGGTCGAGGCCGCCCCGGCTGCGCCGCTGCCCGAGCGACGGCTGGGTTGGGCGCACCTCTGGAGCCCGTCGGACGCCGAGGAGGCCGTGCTGCGCGAGGACTTCGAGCTCCTGGTGGAGCTCTGCGAGTCGGGGCTCGGCCATCGCGCCACCGCGCACGTGGGCAAGGCGCTGCAGCTTCGGCCGAAGGGTGCGAATTCGCGCGCGCTCGGCTGGACCGTGGACGCCGACGGCGAGCCCATCCGCGCAGCGCCACGGGCGTTCTACCTGCGGGCGTCGTTCACGCGGCAGCTGCTCGCGGGTGCCTGGCTCGCGCCGGGCTGA
- a CDS encoding SWIB/MDM2 domain-containing protein, translating to MAAKTKKKSSGGAKKGNSAFFKELTPSSELAEVVGSGSLPRTEATKKIWAYIKKHGLQDSKNKRAINADDKLKPIFGGKKQVTMFELTSLVNKHLKG from the coding sequence ATGGCAGCCAAGACCAAGAAGAAGTCGTCGGGCGGCGCGAAGAAGGGCAACAGCGCGTTCTTCAAGGAGCTGACCCCGAGCAGCGAGCTGGCCGAGGTTGTGGGCTCGGGCTCCCTGCCTCGCACCGAGGCGACCAAGAAGATCTGGGCGTACATCAAGAAGCACGGCCTCCAGGACAGCAAGAACAAGCGCGCCATCAACGCCGACGACAAGCTCAAGCCGATCTTCGGCGGCAAGAAGCAGGTGACGATGTTCGAGCTGACCAGCCTGGTGAACAAGCACCTCAAGGGCTAG